The following are encoded together in the Adhaeribacter arboris genome:
- the hemA gene encoding glutamyl-tRNA reductase, which produces MLQNFKAVTLSYKKAPLDIRELIALDEISCKQFLQNLKDFIQASDLLVLSTCNRTEVYYTSDSDASAEIVKLLGITKGIAHITQYLDYFTIINSHADAVQHLFEVAMGLDAQVVGDIQISNQVKQAYQWSADNGTAGPFLHRLLHTIFFTNKRVVQETSFRDGAASTSYAAIELVEELTADIPEPKILVVGIGEIGADVCRNLKESAAFQHVTISNRTETKAQLLADECQLQVLPFEDIVSGLKEADVIISSIATHSPFFTSEMIKRLNVLSYKFFIDLAVPRSIEADVENIPGVLVYNIDTIQNKATKALEQRLAAIPKVQEIIAESIEQFNDWSKEMMVSPTIHKLKNALETIRQEEMARHLKKLSPEESKRVDEITKSMMQKIIKLPVLQLKAACKRGEAETLIDVLNDLFDLEKQPDEQAS; this is translated from the coding sequence ATGCTTCAAAATTTTAAAGCAGTAACGTTATCGTATAAAAAGGCACCTTTGGATATCCGCGAGCTCATAGCTTTAGACGAGATCTCCTGTAAGCAGTTTTTGCAGAACCTTAAAGATTTTATTCAGGCATCGGACCTGCTGGTTCTTTCTACCTGCAACCGCACTGAGGTTTACTACACTTCTGACTCAGATGCCAGTGCCGAAATTGTAAAGCTTTTGGGTATTACCAAAGGCATTGCCCATATAACGCAATACCTCGATTATTTTACTATTATCAATAGCCATGCGGACGCCGTGCAGCATTTGTTTGAGGTGGCTATGGGACTGGATGCTCAGGTAGTCGGCGATATTCAAATTTCAAATCAGGTAAAGCAAGCTTACCAGTGGTCGGCGGATAATGGTACGGCGGGTCCGTTCTTGCATCGTTTGCTGCACACTATATTTTTTACCAACAAGCGGGTAGTACAAGAAACCTCTTTCCGCGATGGCGCGGCTTCTACTTCGTACGCGGCCATTGAGTTAGTAGAAGAATTAACGGCGGATATTCCCGAACCAAAAATTTTAGTGGTAGGTATTGGCGAAATAGGGGCTGATGTTTGCCGTAACTTAAAAGAATCGGCGGCTTTTCAACACGTTACTATTTCGAATCGTACGGAAACGAAAGCGCAACTATTAGCCGACGAATGCCAGTTACAAGTACTTCCCTTTGAAGATATTGTATCAGGCTTGAAAGAGGCGGATGTAATTATTTCTTCTATTGCCACCCATTCGCCGTTTTTTACTTCCGAGATGATAAAAAGGCTGAACGTGTTATCGTATAAATTCTTTATTGATTTAGCGGTGCCGCGCAGCATTGAAGCCGACGTAGAAAATATTCCGGGAGTATTGGTTTATAATATCGATACTATCCAAAACAAGGCTACCAAAGCTTTAGAGCAACGCTTGGCTGCGATACCTAAAGTACAGGAAATTATTGCCGAATCTATTGAGCAGTTCAACGACTGGTCGAAAGAAATGATGGTGTCTCCTACGATTCACAAATTAAAGAATGCGCTGGAAACCATCCGTCAGGAAGAAATGGCCCGTCACCTGAAAAAATTAAGTCCGGAAGAAAGCAAGCGCGTCGATGAAATTACCAAATCGATGATGCAAAAAATCAT
- a CDS encoding sensor histidine kinase yields the protein MLIGAATVIYSNILVSKLSEIERQRIALYARGLRFMIDSESDDNKVFIQEEIIDANKTIPVILTDGQENVQDSKNIPFPKNIAESKKLELLKRELAIMKEQHNPILVDYGPNKNYIFYKDSALLSQLRYYPYVQLTVIACFSLMAYFAFSYSRKAEQNRVWVGLAKETAHQLGTPLSSLMAWYEYLKASPNFQNEPIVEELGKDVRRLEIITERFSNIGSVPTLKDENILRVTENAISYLQNRVSKKVAFSVKAEFPSDTPAKVNIPLFEWVIENICKNAIDAMDGKGSIDVRLSFAGKNKNNVAIDIKDTGKGIPKSKLNDVFLPGYTTKKRGWGLGLALAKRIIENYHQGRLYVKWSELGKGTMFRVMLNR from the coding sequence TTGTTGATTGGCGCGGCAACCGTTATTTACAGCAACATTCTGGTAAGTAAACTCTCCGAAATCGAAAGGCAACGGATAGCACTCTACGCCAGAGGATTGCGGTTTATGATTGATAGCGAAAGTGACGACAATAAGGTTTTCATTCAGGAAGAAATTATTGATGCCAATAAAACTATTCCGGTTATATTAACGGATGGGCAGGAAAATGTGCAGGATTCGAAGAATATTCCTTTCCCGAAAAATATTGCTGAAAGTAAAAAACTGGAACTATTAAAACGCGAGTTAGCTATTATGAAGGAGCAGCATAACCCCATTCTGGTGGATTACGGTCCGAATAAAAACTATATTTTTTATAAAGATTCAGCTTTGCTTTCTCAATTGCGCTACTATCCTTACGTGCAGTTAACGGTAATTGCCTGCTTTTCGCTGATGGCTTACTTTGCTTTTAGTTATTCCCGTAAGGCAGAGCAAAACCGGGTTTGGGTAGGTCTGGCGAAAGAAACCGCGCACCAACTGGGTACGCCGCTTTCGTCGTTGATGGCCTGGTACGAGTACTTAAAAGCTAGCCCAAATTTCCAGAATGAACCTATTGTCGAAGAATTAGGTAAAGACGTACGGCGGCTCGAAATTATTACTGAACGCTTTAGTAATATTGGCTCGGTACCCACATTAAAAGATGAAAATATCTTACGCGTGACCGAGAATGCCATTAGTTATTTGCAAAACCGGGTATCGAAGAAAGTAGCTTTTAGCGTTAAAGCTGAATTCCCGTCGGATACGCCGGCGAAAGTAAATATTCCGCTGTTTGAGTGGGTAATTGAAAATATTTGTAAAAACGCCATTGATGCCATGGATGGCAAAGGCAGTATTGATGTACGGCTTTCTTTTGCCGGTAAAAACAAAAATAATGTAGCCATTGATATTAAAGATACGGGTAAGGGCATTCCTAAAAGTAAACTGAACGATGTGTTTTTGCCGGGATATACCACTAAAAAACGAGGTTGGGGTTTAGGGCTGGCTTTGGCCAAGCGGATTATCGAGAATTACCACCAGGGCCGGTTATACGTAAAATGGTCGGAATTAGGCAAAGGCACCATGTTCCGGGTAATGCTGAATCGTTAA